The following are encoded together in the uncultured Sphaerochaeta sp. genome:
- the uvrA gene encoding excinuclease ABC subunit UvrA, which yields MHNTLIIKGAREHNLKNIDLELKKDQLIVISGLSGSGKSSLAFDTIFAEGQRRYVESLSSYARMFLDKLDKPDVDYMEGLSPAIAIEQKSTHRNPRSTVGTVTEIYDYFRLLWARVGKPHCHVCGREISEMSVDQIIDAIFKAEDGTRIIVSAPVAIGRKGEFKKVFEDARTAGFQRVKVDGKMLNLDEQIVLEKQFKHSIDIVVDRLILSRDIRSRLASSIETSNEMTQGLVKVTFLGENGEESYEEVFSERNSCPHCGITLPDLEPRLFSFNNPYGACPECNGLGIKTEFDPDLIIPDYSKSFNKGAIATMNPDAKWSRSLVEALAKHLHFTLDTPFSKLPEDTINALLYGTKERVFVEYEREKSNQTYRVEKPFPGIIPDLQRRYYETNSMQIKMWMNSFQTTKVCPVCHGDRLRQEALAVTIHDMNIMEATRLSVKKAHAFFNELTLSDQEIMISNQVLKEIRSRLTFLRNVGLDYLTIDRSSATLSGGEAQRIRLATQIGSALSGVLYVLDEPSIGLHQRDNQKLIDTLKHLRDIGNTVLVVEHDEATIREADYLVDLGPGAGVHGGYIIAEGRPEEVEHNPESITGQYLAGTLSMEIPSKRRKGSGKVISVKGANKNNLKSVDVDFPLGKLIVLTGVSGSGKSSLLNEVLLPAVKRQMANKKANYDGFSDISGAGHIDKVINIDQSPIGRTPRSNPATYVGVFTAIRELFASLPESKAKGYKSGRFSFNVAGGRCENCHGDGNLKIEMNFLPDVYVTCDVCHGKRFNKETLAVHYKGKNIHDVLEMTIEEASEFFSAIPRIKRKIDTLQSVGLEYVKLGQSALTLSGGEAQRVKLSLELSKVGTGKTLYVLDEPTTGLHFADVKKLMEVLNRLVDAGNTVVLIEHNLDVIMQADHLIDLGPEGGDGGGMVVATGTPEQLALCKESHTGYYLAQMLHEKG from the coding sequence ATGCATAATACGTTGATAATTAAGGGTGCCAGGGAGCACAACCTGAAAAACATCGACCTTGAATTGAAAAAAGATCAGTTAATCGTTATCAGTGGCCTCTCAGGAAGTGGGAAAAGCTCCTTGGCTTTTGACACCATTTTTGCAGAGGGCCAGAGACGCTATGTAGAAAGCCTGAGTTCTTATGCTAGGATGTTTCTCGATAAGTTGGACAAGCCTGACGTAGATTACATGGAAGGGCTCAGCCCAGCCATTGCAATTGAGCAGAAATCAACTCACCGCAATCCTCGATCAACCGTTGGAACGGTCACGGAAATATATGACTATTTCAGATTGTTGTGGGCAAGGGTAGGGAAACCACACTGTCATGTTTGCGGTAGAGAGATCAGTGAGATGAGCGTCGATCAGATCATTGATGCCATTTTCAAGGCAGAGGATGGTACGAGAATCATAGTAAGCGCCCCAGTTGCGATTGGAAGAAAAGGGGAGTTCAAAAAAGTTTTTGAGGATGCCCGTACAGCAGGATTCCAACGGGTAAAGGTTGATGGGAAAATGCTCAACCTTGATGAGCAGATTGTCTTGGAAAAACAATTCAAACACTCCATTGATATAGTGGTTGATCGTTTGATCCTCAGTAGGGATATACGATCCAGACTTGCTTCCAGTATTGAGACTTCTAACGAGATGACACAAGGTCTGGTTAAAGTGACTTTCTTGGGAGAAAATGGGGAAGAAAGCTACGAAGAAGTTTTCAGTGAGCGTAACAGCTGTCCCCATTGCGGTATTACCCTGCCTGACCTCGAACCACGTTTGTTCAGTTTCAATAATCCCTATGGAGCTTGTCCAGAATGTAATGGACTAGGCATCAAGACGGAGTTTGACCCTGACCTCATTATCCCTGACTATTCCAAGAGCTTCAATAAAGGTGCCATTGCCACGATGAATCCCGATGCAAAATGGTCCAGGTCTCTGGTTGAAGCACTTGCCAAACACTTGCATTTCACCCTTGATACTCCCTTCAGCAAACTGCCTGAGGATACCATCAATGCATTGCTCTATGGTACCAAGGAACGAGTATTTGTTGAGTATGAACGGGAGAAGAGCAATCAAACCTATCGGGTAGAAAAACCATTTCCCGGTATTATCCCTGATCTGCAACGCAGGTACTATGAAACCAACAGTATGCAGATTAAGATGTGGATGAATAGCTTCCAGACTACCAAGGTTTGCCCGGTATGCCATGGTGATCGTCTTCGTCAAGAAGCACTTGCAGTGACGATCCATGATATGAATATCATGGAAGCAACCCGCCTTTCTGTTAAGAAGGCGCATGCGTTCTTCAACGAACTCACCTTAAGTGACCAAGAGATCATGATCTCTAATCAGGTGCTCAAGGAAATCAGAAGCAGGCTTACCTTCCTACGAAATGTTGGACTTGACTATCTGACGATCGACAGGAGCAGTGCCACCCTTAGTGGAGGGGAAGCACAACGTATCAGGCTTGCAACACAGATCGGCTCTGCGCTCAGTGGCGTACTGTATGTACTGGACGAGCCATCCATTGGATTGCATCAAAGAGATAATCAGAAGCTTATCGATACACTCAAGCATTTGAGGGATATCGGCAACACTGTTTTGGTGGTTGAACATGATGAGGCTACCATTAGAGAGGCTGACTACCTGGTTGACCTTGGACCGGGCGCAGGTGTCCATGGCGGGTATATCATAGCAGAAGGTAGACCTGAGGAAGTTGAACATAATCCTGAAAGTATTACCGGACAGTACCTTGCAGGGACCTTGTCCATGGAAATCCCATCAAAAAGACGGAAAGGTTCTGGGAAAGTGATCAGCGTGAAAGGTGCAAATAAGAACAATCTCAAGTCAGTGGATGTTGATTTTCCCCTTGGAAAACTCATTGTACTCACTGGCGTTTCAGGAAGTGGAAAGAGTTCTTTGTTGAATGAGGTCCTGCTTCCTGCAGTGAAACGCCAGATGGCCAATAAGAAAGCAAATTATGACGGTTTCAGTGATATTAGTGGGGCTGGGCATATCGACAAGGTGATCAACATCGACCAAAGTCCTATCGGACGTACTCCCCGCAGTAATCCCGCTACATATGTCGGAGTCTTTACCGCTATTAGGGAATTGTTCGCTTCCTTGCCGGAGAGCAAGGCCAAAGGATACAAGAGCGGCCGTTTCAGCTTCAATGTTGCAGGAGGTAGATGTGAGAACTGCCACGGAGATGGGAACCTGAAGATAGAGATGAACTTTTTGCCTGATGTCTATGTTACCTGTGATGTATGCCATGGCAAACGATTCAATAAAGAAACTCTGGCAGTCCATTACAAAGGTAAGAACATCCATGACGTCCTAGAAATGACCATTGAAGAGGCAAGCGAGTTCTTTAGCGCAATTCCCAGGATCAAACGAAAGATAGACACACTACAGTCAGTTGGCCTTGAGTATGTCAAGCTGGGACAGAGTGCGCTTACTCTCAGTGGAGGGGAAGCACAACGGGTAAAACTCAGCCTTGAACTTTCGAAAGTGGGAACAGGAAAGACGTTATACGTCCTGGATGAGCCGACCACAGGACTTCACTTTGCAGATGTCAAAAAGTTGATGGAAGTACTGAATAGACTGGTAGATGCAGGAAATACAGTAGTGCTCATCGAACACAACCTTGATGTCATCATGCAAGCAGACCACCTCATTGATCTTGGCCCGGAGGGAGGGGATGGTGGAGGAATGGTTGTAGCAACAGGAACCCCTGAGCAACTTGCACTATGCAAGGAATCCCACACAGGGTATTATTTAGCTCAGATGTTGCATGAAAAAGGTTGA
- a CDS encoding PhoH family protein: MDRSVEFSNEEQMERVLGINDRNLPYLEALLGCDLFVKGISLSCLNKDEQVTNRFLSLMARLQKLAENQHYFSETEIFMEYQGMKSDQPIQELLSSDQWEKPYIMVHNRFAYPKSRMQEQYIKSMMENQIVFGIGPAGTGKTFLAVAYALGQLLSGKKHKIILTRPIVEAGESLGFLPGDLAQKINPYLRPLYDAMEAMVSIQNIRRLEENGSIEIAPLAYMRGRSLQNAVVILDEAQNTTKEQMKMFLTRLGENANAIITGDISQVDLPRHKDSGLIHAMQILQGIAGLDFIRFDSRDVVRSRIVQHIVNAYAGDEGNEKS; encoded by the coding sequence ATGGATAGAAGTGTGGAATTTTCCAATGAAGAACAGATGGAACGGGTGCTGGGTATCAATGATCGGAATCTTCCCTATTTAGAGGCGTTGCTTGGATGTGATTTGTTTGTAAAAGGTATTTCGCTTTCCTGTCTGAACAAAGATGAACAAGTCACTAATCGATTTCTCTCCTTGATGGCACGTTTGCAAAAACTTGCAGAAAATCAGCATTATTTTAGTGAAACAGAAATTTTCATGGAATATCAAGGCATGAAAAGCGACCAACCAATCCAGGAACTGCTCTCCAGTGACCAATGGGAAAAACCGTATATTATGGTTCATAATCGCTTTGCCTATCCCAAGAGTCGTATGCAGGAGCAATACATCAAAAGCATGATGGAGAACCAGATTGTTTTTGGTATCGGTCCTGCAGGTACTGGAAAAACATTCTTGGCAGTAGCTTATGCACTTGGACAATTGTTGAGTGGTAAAAAACACAAGATTATCCTTACCCGCCCGATTGTTGAAGCAGGGGAGAGCCTAGGCTTTTTGCCTGGTGATCTTGCCCAGAAGATTAACCCTTACCTAAGACCGCTCTACGATGCAATGGAGGCCATGGTCAGTATACAGAATATCAGGCGTTTGGAAGAAAATGGGAGCATTGAGATCGCCCCTCTTGCTTATATGAGAGGAAGGAGTTTACAAAATGCGGTGGTCATTCTAGATGAAGCACAGAATACCACCAAGGAACAGATGAAGATGTTTCTCACCCGTCTTGGCGAAAATGCTAATGCAATTATTACCGGGGATATCAGTCAGGTTGATCTACCACGGCACAAAGATAGTGGATTGATCCATGCAATGCAGATCTTGCAAGGAATTGCTGGGCTCGATTTCATACGTTTCGATTCTCGCGATGTGGTACGCTCCCGAATTGTACAGCATATAGTTAATGCATATGCAGGGGATGAGGGGAACGAAAAATCATGA